Genomic segment of Dermacentor albipictus isolate Rhodes 1998 colony chromosome 5, USDA_Dalb.pri_finalv2, whole genome shotgun sequence:
TTGGGACTTTCAATCTTACTACGCAAATGTAGTTTGTATTGAtcgcttcctttcttttctttttcttgagacAAATATAAATAAAAGAGTTGCCGCCGTTTGCTGGCGATAGCTACGCCTTCTTCAATTGGTTAATTATATGTGATATATTGGTTTCAGTATAAATTCTTGTGCATGTAACACTTTAACAAATAAAACTAACATGTATGAAAACGTGTTAGTTGAAGACCGCAGTTGTCTGGGATGCACAAGTTTCTTTGAGATACACTAATGAGACCAAATACATACTTTGCGGTATAGTGAATATTCGTCACAAATGTCAGCATCTTCGAAGAAGCGTTGAAGGGCTGTCGTTGCTTTGTGGTGAAGTAGTTTTGATTACCGTCTAACCCTGTGGCAAATGAGGATGAGTGATGTGAACGAAGTGAACGAAGTTCTTCTTCAAAGCCGTCTTTTGTGCAGCGCTTAGAACATCCGAGCATATGGTATACGTCGTCGTCTTTGTGATCGCACGAAGATACGGAAAGTCATTTCTTTTCGATTCTACAACACGTCATCAACAATCACCAACGAACCATAAATTATACTGTTGATGGCATGAAAGTCTCCAATCATCTCGAAAGGTTGGATAACATACCATTTTTTTTAATCACTCGCTGCAGCGAGTGTCTGATTCCAGTGGTAGCAGGGGGACGGATTTGTGGTGCGAGCGAATgattagataaaaaaaaagactgaaaaatttttttaaatgttacagCACGTCTTCTCGTTGGAAAAATAGCTTACGCTTATTCGTCATATTTTGTTAAAACATTTCCATCATTGTTTGCCACGACATTGTAGTCAAAGAAGCACGCTTTAGCctaggaagagagagagggagtgcgGGGTAAACAGTGGTGTGATAACATCGGGCTGTTGTTCTTCTGATTTAGTAGCCACTCCGATATGTTAATTAATATTCACACATGGAGCAAGTAATAtatctttccgttttctttcagAAACATAAAGAAGAACACACTTCGCAGCTGTTCACCACAAGTCTTCGCGCACCTGCAGAATCTGACGCACATGTAAGCATTAAAACGGTTAAAGGTatttcacttttatttattttggcACGTTCCAGTTATAATCAAATAACGACAATCAGGGCAAGTGTCTTACTAAGAAGGAGTTGCTAATATACTAGGTTTATTAAAAATACTTCTAAATTACAAGTAAGAACATTTGTTTGGGAAATAACTTATTTCAAAACATCACTGCCGCGCAGTTTCATCCTTTATAAGGTAAATCTTGGAATTATACTTTCCTTCACTTTTGTTATTGGTGAGCTAGAAAGAAGCCTTCTCTGTACAAGTGCACATATAAATTTTGCTGTTGGCCGTGTCACTCTACCATCATCCATAGGAGTTGGTGCTTATAGGCAGCTTAGCGTCGTCTCTCTATATGCAGTTACTTCAGCGAGTTCAGCATGTGCTCGATGGCTCTGCACGTTCGAGTCTGCGAGCCACGTGGGGATGGCATCAGCAGCCTGGCGCATCTGCTGGACAACGTCGTTTTGCGCATATCTGTTTGGATTGTGGCCATCATTGCTTGCGGCGGGAACTTGATGGTTCTCGTCGGAAGGGTCATGTTCAGGGAACACAATGAGGTACTATTCTATCCTCTGCATGTCTTTAAAGCATGTTATCCTCTGCATCTTTAAAGCATgtttcaccaactagcccattcTTACACCCTTCTTCACAACGAGGTAACCACAAACgcattgtgtgtatatatatatatatatatatatatatacatatatatatatatatatatatatatatatatatatatatatatatatatatatatatatatatatatacatatatatatatatttcaatatGAGCTGCTGTTCGGAGCAGCAGCCATCAGTCAGCATCCACAGTCACGAAATCCCGGGTAGCGCtctcaaagaaagcttcgcttcagtAATATTTCTGGACGACAGAGGACGCGGCACTCCAGGTGGAACtttttatagtttttttttcttttttaatgtttaacctaggtagcacattaggcagtataacagcaagagctcggtggcgcaacccatcgccccgttccaaaggggacgctcataacatccatccatccatccatccatccatccatccatccactaaagtcccttaaacttcgtaaagtagctgCACGCTTTCAAGAATGCCGCTCCTCCTCGCGTcctctggccgacgccgcgtcgctattggcctaatagcatcacgtgtgCCCTCGCGCCGTGCAGCAGCGCCATTTTTTGCTCGAGAATCTTCTACAGAGTGGCGATGAGCGCATATTGGCGCCGTTGCAaggctcgagcagtgtaggcggcgccacggttgAGGAGGGAGCAggaaagggaggaggaggagtgaaggcggaggaggagagtgtcgctacttcacGAAGGTTAAGGGATTGTAGGAGGAACGCAAGCCTCTAAAAAAGAGGCGCGTCGCCCTCTGGCAATCGCAGGTGCACTCCTTCTACATCAAGAACCTCGCGCTCGCCGACCTCCTCATGGGAGTGTACCTGCTGGTGATAGCCACGCACGACGTGAAATTCCGCGGCGAGTACATCCGACACGACTACCGGTGGCGCCACTCGTGGGGCTGCAGCGCGTCCGGGCTGCTCTCGACGGTGAGCAGCGAGGCGTCCGTGTTCACGCTGACCGTGATCACGGTGGACCGGTTCGTCTCCATCCTCTACCCGCTGTCCATCAAGAAGCGCACGCTGCGGTCGGCCACCTGCTGCATGGCCTGCGTCTGGCTCACCACGCTGCTCATGGCGGCCGTGCCCATGTTGTGGCCCCACTACTACGGAACAGACTTCTACGGCAGCAACGGCGTCTGCCTGCCCCTACACATTCACGACCCAGGAACGAAAGGTACGCGCTACGCGCTACAATAGACACTCCAACGCCTTGTATGGGCGTACAAATGCTGCTTGCTCGTCCCGCGGCTTAACACTCCCGtccttaaagaaacgctaaagAGAAACAATGGATTAGTTGGACTGACAAAGTATTCTTGAAGAACTCTAGCTTAGTTTAGTTCGCGGTCATAGGTTGtttattacaagaaaaaaaaatgacagtgaaACTTTTGTTCTCGAAATTCGTTCCAACAGCCAGGTGTCGGcatgtcagcgtgacgtcacggataaCAAAGTACTTGCTCACATTTCGGCTGTTGCGGTTCAATAAAGCGACTTGAAACCTAACGAGTACAACTGTTGGTTATATTAGAAAACAATGTAATTCATTCTTGCCGATAAAGGTTTTAACATAGTCCGAGCAGACGGCATCAAAATGCTTGACGTATAACGACTAGCTGCTGAGGGAACTTCAAGGAGACCTCGCCCCCGCTTTTCACTTTTGCGTCTTGTAGGGTAGTTTACTAGCACGGCTCAAATTTGTAGCGACCTTTTTGAGGTGATACCGAATCATTGGTGTGAACCAGGTAATTATTTTTTCTGTGGGTGAGGGCGGGGGGCAGGGGGCGCTGAAGTGAAAATGATCTAAGCTGCAACGCAATTAGCAAAAAGCTGCATTAAATACACTTTAGTGCCTATCGATGCCACATTCTCGTGCGATACACTCGTGGGTCCGGACAGAAGCCATGCCCTGCCCACTCCACGCTCTCTGAGAATGCCAGCAATTTAGTGCTCGCAGAAGTAACTGTGCAGCAAGCCCTCCTTTATTTCTGCAGATTTTGATTAGCCTCACCTCGTTCCCCACATATAGGTTGCCCGGTATCCACCCCTGGTCAGATATTTCCGTGCTCACCAGATGGTCAGACTTAATACAAAGTTATCAACTACGAATTTTATCATCGCACGTGTAATATGAGCTCGCTTTCATGTGCAATACATTTTATAGCCCTAATCATAATGAGTGTTCACGTGACCATACTTTGGGCAACGGTAAAAATACCATCGTAACTATTTATGGCGCGAACTCACGGTATTCTTTAAATGCGCGGAAAGGATAGTGTGGTATTGTGGTAACGAATGGTAATGAAATCGAGCCCCAGAGATGATTTTGATGAGTAGAGGTAAAGAATAACAAAATTACTGAGAAATGAGTAAGCTATTGCATAAATTGTGGTTCAGTCTCGGTGATTTATTTATACTAATTTAAGAACGAGAAAAGCTCAAATGCGTGCGACTACTTGAGTCTAAATTTGCATTGATTTTGTTGCGTTTTTAAAATAACATGTTTATTGTTTTTCAAAGATAACCAACATTCTCTGCCACACCTAAGCCCACAGTGTGCTGGGCGGGCAGGCAGATCATCAAAGCCCGCCGAGAAACGCTACAGTAGTGTATATGCAGCCGATAAAAATACCTTAAGAAGAGGGGGAAAATAATCTACTGTACGAGAAACGATTAATATTGCTTTGTCTTCTTTGACATGAAGGAATGATATGCAAAACAAACCTTATTTAGTGAGCTCCAACGCACATGatgtgggagaaaaaaaatgaactttCTATGAGCAGCCTAATTCATGGGTTATACGCTACTCCATCACTCACTAAACGAGTCTCCTAGCAAACACAACAAGTAAATGCGGGACCCATCGCATTTTCATAAGCTCGCATTGCTAAAGGATATGGCCTTGCGTCACTTTCTCTTGAGTAAATCGGCCCCATGTCATATGCCTACGAAGAGAGCAACGTtagcaatttgtttttttttatttaagtgaatattaggagaggttggcgccttcatggtggcaccggctactccttgtcacttggcaaaggaaacaaatttgcgtaaaaagggacaatagcgacacgaaatatggcattcagtagaacactggatgaataaaaaatacacAGTCCAACAGTAAGTACATCAggcgcaaagttctgtgcattagttcagtccacgtacgcatatataaagtcagatattttgtacagccaaaacacacaacacatgcaaTGCACTGCAATTTGTTCTTTGTCTTTTCACACAGGTTGGGAATACTCGGCGTTTGTGTTCTGCACGGTGAACACCATCGCGTTCAGCTTCATCGCTTATGCCTACCTGAGCATGTTCGTCACCATCAAACACTCCAAAGTTGGCCTACGCTCAACTCAGCAGCTACACGACCGTGCTATCGCCAAACGCTTCGCATTCATCGTGGGCACTGACTTCATGTGCTGGATGCCCATAGTCGTCATCAAGATCATCGCCATCGCAGGTGTGTGTCCTTGCCCCTTCGTCCTCCTCTGAAGTAGAACAGCAAGCTGTGTGCAACTGAAATGCCTCTGCAGTGCGACGCTATGCCGGAAGTCTTGCTTTTATTCTCTCCTTTACTACGCGCGTAGTCCTGACCCCATGTTCAGGACCAGATGAATCCCACCAACATTTATCGTCGACGCTTACATGTAGCCAGGTTGAAAACAAGCCGCTCAATTATACATGCACTAATTATGCATGAGCGTACTCGCTCGTCACTTAATGAAGCAAGCGATCACATTTCTAACTCAACCTGTACCTGAATTTCGGCCTTTCTAGAATACAATACGTGCTGCAAGTTGATGACCAAAAATaggcagtcaaaaaaaaaaaaagagagagagatagacaggCGGATAACTAAACGCGCTGTCCTGATTCACTAAAATGTGCTGTGTAGCTGGTTCGCATTTAATTTACGGCGATAACGACGAATACACGTGGTGATCGAACAGGGAAGCGTTCTTCAATAGGAACGTTGATGCGAGGTCTGTAAAACAAGCTCTTGCCCGAAACCAAGTACCGGCGTGGCCGACGTACTGCGCTCCACTATACAAATTTCTCTACCAACGTTCAATCAAGTTTTGTCTCGTTCTCTTCACCTCGTTCGGATGTACAAATCGTGGCTGTAAAATGGGGCCTTCCGGATTGGGAGTGAGGTAGCGGGGGCTTCCAATAGTCTTCCTTCTTTTGCTTTATTCAAATGACGACCGGTTCCAACGACGACACCGATTTAGCTGTATAGACAATGTCGCGCCTGTACGCCGTGACGCAGGGATTCCCATCGACGAGACCCTGTACGCCTGGGTCGCCGTGTTCCTGCTGCCGGTGAACACGGCGCTGAACCCCGTGCTGTACACGCTCACCACGCGGCTGTTCAAGCAGCAGCTGCACTGCTTCCTGGCCAAGCTGCGCGAGTGCCGGCAGGCGTCGGCCGAGCGCCACTCGGCGCAGTCGTGGTCCTCGCTGCCCTACGACCGGAGCTTCAAGCGCCACTTCCCTTCCACAAGCTCTGACGTGAGCTTCCCACTACGCTTTCCCCGTTTCACCGCTTTCGCCACAGTAGAGACCGACGTTCTGCGAAATCCTGGGTCCTCGAGCAGGTTGGTGGCAGCGGACCCGCTTTTAAGCGAGCAGCTAGCTGCTATACAGGCTGCATACGTACGCGAATGCGCCAGGGAGACGAGCGATACCTCGCGTGTTCGATAGTCagcaagcagagagagagagagaagtgaagacggaaaggcagggaggttaaccagactgagtccagtttgctaccctacacgtggggaggggaatggggagtgaaagagggagagagagaacttaggtgtatgATGTCTAGAGTCGGgtactcaagtctgttgccctaaggtagcgaaaaagcgctcgaactgctttctgggccaatgaactgtgaggccaggctcccaagatctttgcttccgtaaatggcctgtcatccagtctatttaaagCACACTGGAGAGCCTCACGTTGAAGTCGGCAAGCAGTTTCGCCCTTTATTcaggtcctgtacaaggtgttgccacctgcctggctagtcccatgttgggaccgggaggtcaagcctcctagccctgtCACGGGCGTAGTGGATAGCCAGGGCATAAGGGGATTTATCTCGACATTTTATCGTCTGCTACTCTAAGGCGTTCCGCGCTAAATTTGTTCGCtaactgccgtcgagcaaactcagGTGATCGAGAAACTAAGGGAATTCCGCATAGCACCCCTGGACGATTTCGTGACTCTCAATGCAAAACGCTAATCCGTGAGAGACCCAAAAGCAACCACATATTTATTCCGCATAAAAGCAAGGACAGTCTATTGATAGGGGCGCTATAAAAGAAAGCTATTCCAAAGGGTTTCTATTCCATTACCGCCATTAGCCTTACACGATTCGCCAAACGTTCGCGGGCCACACCCACTTCACTTGTATGTCACGCAGCATGTCTGTCAATCTTACTATGCATGATTAGGGCGAACAAAGAAAGcatatatatttttcattctGCGCCTTTGTCGCCCTAAGCCCTCTGCTATCGGTCGAAATTTTTCGCGTGGTGCCCACTTCGCCTGAGTTTAACGCCGCGTCACACCTCCAAAGCTCACCACGTCGAAGTGGGGTGTACCCACCAAACATTTATTATTATGCTTAATAcgacattttattttttattttttatttggaAAGCCGGAGAATGCTCGGTTCCGAAAGGACTAGATTTTCGCCGCTCGCACCGGCGGTCGCGACaactgattcttttttttttgctcacgaTTAAAATGAATTTTGAAAcggaacataaaataaaaattaCAGGATATTGTGAGTGAAACACCACGCACTTAAGCTATGCCCACCCACCACCAAGTTACGTCACACGGTCTTTGCTCACTTCTTGCCCGTTTTCCCGATTGGTTCCGCCAATACCATACTCCTCGATCAAAAGTAGACCTCGATAGCCGAGATTGAATTCAATTTCGATTGAATTGTTCAATTATTAAGTGTCTCTGTCCAAAATGAAGTTGCCATACTCTACGAATAAAAATTGAGCAAGTACAATCGAAGTTTGCTATCTAAATAAGCGAATAGCTTGTTATCTCACTAGATAGTACATGGATCAGTGAAGCCCAAGGGTTGTACTAGAATGTGACTGAAACATCCTGCTTAAGGCTTTAATGATTTATTTATAAGTGCATTAAATTGTTGCATAATGTATTTTACGAGCAAAAGGAAAAGGTTTTAAGGGAGCAATCAATGATGTCAGTTTATTTCTTCCGACGTTATTGACACGTACTGTGTTACTGGAACTACAGCCGATCGCAGATGATGCACCGAAAGAGACATTAACAAAGTGCTTCTCGATGTAATTGTTAGCGCAGCAGTAAATTATGAATGCTTACGTTCCGCTTCACAGCGCTGAGCGCTGAACATTCTTATCTAGTGAAATCGTTGCTGCCGTTCTGAACCCGTCTTGTCGGTATAACGTTGACGAATCATTTTGGCACGCAGACGACATCGCTCTGTCAACTCTTTTTCGCTGAGGACTTGTTTTAGGCGGCGTATTTTAGCACCTCATTGCACACCGCACGTCGTCGTCGAGCAGAGAAGGGAAGCGGACCCATCGGAGGCGCCGGAGCCAGGCTAttccctcccccttcccctacccccccccccccccccgtctctcCTGTGTGACGCCAGCGGGGCGTCAGCAACCCACGCACCACTCGGAGACGCCGGAGCAACATTCCTTCATCCGGTCACGTATTCTTGCTTCACTGGCTCGACCACGCCGAAAACCTCTCCACCTATTCGCGCCCCTCGCCTCTCGTCAGCCATTCATAGATAAGGAAAACCTGTCCCTGCGGGCAATGCTACTTGCTTTAAAACCAAGAAAAAGTGCAAACAAGGAGATTCTTAGATTGGGCTGTTCGAATAATGTTGTGGGCAGTGGGTAAAGTGGACGTCGGTAGATTGGAATACAATCACAATGGAATGGCTTTACGTTAAAGCGCCCTTTGGTCTTCTAATTCTGACGTAATTGCAATGGAACAGCACTACCGACAATGCGAGTTCTCTGCGACGTTATTggctttatttgtaaaaaaaagtaaaacgcGATAAAACAGAAAAAAGGCGACACGTGCAATGTTTTAATTTCCCAATTTGCATGACCTCGGGGCCTGACGTGGGCGTTATTTGTAGTGTAGTCACAGAGTCGCCCCATCGGTGCCTGAAGCCTGGATCGCGCCGTTCTTCTCCTGTGCCTTTTCGCAGCTCACGATCGGACCCGTGAGGCCGTCGTCACCGCTGAGGCCGCCCTGCGTGCTCGCCCATGCGCGGCACATTGCATTGTGCGAACAGAATTCGCAGCACGGCAAGGCCGTCCAACGGCGCGAGGACTTTGTGTAGGAAAGTGGCGCCGACGCACGCGCGCAGAGCAGACCAGTGAGTATAACGTTCGCCGATCCCATTTGACCGACGTTTGTTTCAGACAAATTTGTTTCGCATACCGAAATCACCAGAGCGCAATGTGGCGCTGTGGTCTACGAGCGACGCTGGCCGGCGCCTCATTAACACAGGAGCAATGGctagtacatgaatttgtctaGGCATCATTACTAAGGCTTCAAGCAGCCTTCTGGGTTTTTCTTTTAACCTTGTATATCGCCTGGAATTCTTTGTATGACAATGCCTTAAGCCTTGCTTACTCGAACTTGTACCACGTATTGTGCCGACAATGTTATAATGATGAAAAGCTTCCACGCTTGAGCGCATCGGTCGCACTCTATCTTTTGTTTCGTGCTGTGTAGGTTTTCGCGTTGTACTCTTCAGAGAGGAATCAGTGCCAGCTCACCTAACTTACTATTATCCTTAAAGATAACTGTTTAAAATACCTAGGACAGACACACACGGAGATTGTCGCTCCCACGAAGCCATACAGAACTATAGCAACTTGCCTACTCAGAAGTCTTTGAAGTTACTTCTGCAGTCAAAATTACATAAGTGAATTAAGCGGCTGTCAACTTGAAACAATTCACTGTTCCAAATAAATGCTGCGCGATTAGAATGCACAGCATCTGAACCACGAAGAATAATATAATGCGctcaaattttctttttcaacgAAGCCACGCCAAGTCGCAGCAGAATCTATGCATTACCAATAAATTCCATGATGGCTGAGCAACTGTAGCACCAGATTTATCTTTAGTACTTTTCTCGCAGGAAGCTCCATGATTTTAGTCGCACCGGTGTTTCATAGCTCCAACAGTATGGGAAATCTATCCTACTGAAAAGTTTTTTATCCCAAAACTAAAGCGAACAACAAACATAAAGGCTAGAGGAAAGAGTAACATAGTCGCATAAGAGAAATAATCAAAGCCTTTGGTAATCGATTAGAAACACACACTACACACTTATAATTTGAAATGAAGTCGCAAAAACGTGCATACATATATGATGTGCAAAGTTAGTGCACGGCTTGTGACAGGCCGGATCAATCTCTATTTATGCTGCTATGGATAACTTCAGCATCGATAGCTTGGTCCACCACAAAACGCGTAATAAACTCACTCTCGGGGTAAAGTTATCACTAAAATAAAAAGAGATGAAAAAAGAACATCGCAGCGCAGCACGTGGCACCTCAGACTCGTCTTCCCTTTCAAACTGATGTTTTACCGGTTCACTTTAGGAGGAATACTCGTACATGCAAATATGGAATGCTCCTTAAGTCATTGTCTGGTGATGACTTTCCATTCACTTATTCATTCACGCTCATAGAGTAAGCGCAGCACATTTTCTGTAAATTGAGCGCAAAGAAGTAATGAGTCTGAGCCATGGATGACAATTTGGCACTGCTTGCCGTATTCACCAGGCCTGTACGTGCGTTCATCAGCTGTTTGGCGATCGACGTCTATCGGCCTTTCTCCTTTAGCCCGAATGAGGTGTTGTGTGTGAGACTGAGAGAAACTTATCGTAAAGAGGGGTGATATAAAACAAAAAAGTTGTTACATGAGAAACTGCAATGAGCCTTCAGCTCAAACAAATACTTGTCGGCGTAATCGGTCCCATTGGCGTTTCAGCTTTATCTGAGAATGGAGTTTCCCGGGTGATGCCAGGCTGTTGTTGTTGCGGTTGCTTAAGCACGCTAGTTTACTCACCACACGTGCGTGCCATAAAAATGTAGTTCGAGTAGTCAGGTCGTTAAGGCGCACTGTGACTTGTGAAAAAAATATGGGGCTTATTGTCTCTTTCAAAGAAACCAGCCCTGAAACGACTGTTGAGAATGGAGTGCTAGCAGCAATCCTAAAAATTGAATTCTGATTAATTCATTTTGTCGTAAAATTTAAACAGTTATTTTCAGAAAGAAGCGTTGAACGCAGAATTTCTTCTGAATGAAAAATATTTCCCTGTTTCTAGGCTTCAATTTCTAAGTTTGGATACGCGCTCTAAAGTTAATAATTCCAGAGTTAATCGGTGAAATTTTGTTACAAACAATTACCACTCTGAAATTGGTCCTGAATATGGCGTCTGCCTTTCCAAGTAATCCTGGTCATGTTACACAATTGCTATATATACCACATGAGGTCTTTATTAAGTACGTTTTTTATTAAGATCCCTAACCCTGTCTCTGCATGCGTCGAATATAGACCACGTTGATGACCATTGCGTTCAATAGACTGTTAATTTCAAGTTTGTTTTGCATTACTCCTCACTCGGCTCAATGAGAATTTTGATTTTGTCATGTGCTTGTATGGCATACAATTGTTTCCTTTCTATTTTCATCATGCGGTAAAGGTGACGTAATTTGTGGGATCTCGACCATGAAAATTATTGGAATTTGGTTCGTTTTATGGTGAAACCGCGCTGTCATTACGTGACTTACGTGTATGTTGTACTTCCGTTGACGAAGTAACAAATAACACAATTGTGTTAAGTGAAATGATACCCTTGTGCTGCAGGCACCCAGACTACAATTGTGAAGTACATTCTGTAATGTGTGTGTGCTGCAACTTTACCTTGACTGCAACTCTTGCACGATATGGCTTATCTTACTTCCGTCCGcgttaaaaaaaagcatgttgaTTTTAATGCATAACTTATtaagaagatgaaaaaaaaaacaagctgcaAGGGAACGTTTGGTCAAAACTACCCAACGTTGTTCTAATAaaagctttttttatttatttcagcacTGTACATTCTACGcccttcgagtgctttcttctaCGCCGAGCGAAAATGACCATTTGAACGTTGACCCCTCAGTGCGAAATAACGATCACTGCCTCCGCTGAAGACGACCTCACCTCGACACCAGCTCCCTCAGATTGGCCCTCAGACTCAGCCTGACTCCATCGCCATTGGAATCTTTGAAGTGGCGCTCGATGTGCGGTCGGTGACTATGTGCTTTCAGTTAAATAAGTGCACGTGGTGACAAGCACCCCCTCGACGCATATCACTTCATCTATTGTTGTCCAAGATCGAGAGGGCATGTATTGGACATGTTATGATACAAAACCAACATGAAAAATCAAATAGGATTCATGAGGAAGCAGACACGTACATACGAGTTATCGGACAACATGGGTGTGCGGCTTTATGCGAAACCTAAATTGAAATTTATGAAGACGAATGGAACGCCATATCGCCTGTTATCTTAACCACTTAGAACTCCCCGCAATACACATTATTCCCGATCACTACATAGTTGCTGCATGTCTCCTAAACGTTACACCGTCAGTAGTTGTCACTTCGCCCTCCGCAAACAACCCTCTTGCGGTCACGTCCTAGGGACCCGCTTTGCTTTAGACTCTCGTTAGTGAAACTATCACTCTGCTCAAATCATGAGAGAGGAACACAAATTCAACGGTGCTCCTGATATTTGTTGTTATTTTTATATAAGCATACAATCGTTCTCAATGTGTACTTTTACGTAAGCCAGATTCATTTATATTTGCCGTGAAACATCTACAATTTCGTGCAAGCTGTTTTTGTGTCCCCGTGCTTCAAATATACATATCTCATTCATCACTGTACGCCGCCGAACGGCAATATCTGCCAACCAGGGACATTGTACAAAGAATGCGCACAATAAATGTTACATGTTCAGTATTTATTAAATACGGGAAAGTGTGGTTCTCTCTTTTTGAACTTTACTTCTGGCCATCAGAAGTCTGTGCTAACCTATACTGCGGCGAATACGAACGATTGCTACGTTACCGTACACTTTGTATTACAGGAGGTCGCAAATCTTGTAAGTATGCATGCAGTTGAATGAAAGTGAAGGTTTACTAACTGCACAGAACTGGACCTGGGAGCTGCAGCAAGCTCGTTGAGCTGCGGCGACGTCACGCTGGAATTCATACGCCGATGATTAGCTTCAATGCACATTGGAGGCGCTCTCGGTGAACAATTGTTCAATGAACGAGGTATCGTACGTGGCACATGCACTTATTATACCTGCCAGTTTAGGTGCTGGTCTTGCGCAAATTTCCAAAGGACAAATCTCTCGCCCGCACTGTTCAATAAAAGGCATTGCATTACATACTTTGCA
This window contains:
- the LOC135906384 gene encoding relaxin receptor 1-like isoform X1, coding for MHHLQVLLLFVAFRERLGWWASAVATEAVCPEGHFPCKTGKDCVRRQFICDGRADCPDSSDELSCGDEHIREFFENYFQKRLDEDRENKTEKCDWVYPGCRCVERSFYCENTGLTELPSTVPRDAIDLDLSGNVFTTLHTNDFPAMPYLETLSLSSSKVEELSEKVFENLPSLKEVYLMGNDIVWLRDYTFEGSKELENLVLSHNAIRDISTEAFSGLDNLSVLDLRSCALRRIHPKLFRHLESLTSLWLDENSIENLPPGTFAALKNLEILSLTKNKLSRLSSSYFSGLSMLLTLNLAYNKIRVLETPFLGLDEVLNIDLEGNLLDFVPAETFQPLKRLQSLNIKKNTLRSCSPQVFAHLQNLTHIYFSEFSMCSMALHVRVCEPRGDGISSLAHLLDNVVLRISVWIVAIIACGGNLMVLVGRVMFREHNEVHSFYIKNLALADLLMGVYLLVIATHDVKFRGEYIRHDYRWRHSWGCSASGLLSTVSSEASVFTLTVITVDRFVSILYPLSIKKRTLRSATCCMACVWLTTLLMAAVPMLWPHYYGTDFYGSNGVCLPLHIHDPGTKGWEYSAFVFCTVNTIAFSFIAYAYLSMFVTIKHSKVGLRSTQQLHDRAIAKRFAFIVGTDFMCWMPIVVIKIIAIAGIPIDETLYAWVAVFLLPVNTALNPVLYTLTTRLFKQQLHCFLAKLRECRQASAERHSAQSWSSLPYDRSFKRHFPSTSSDLTIGPVRPSSPLRPPCVLAHARHIALCEQNSQHGKAVQRREDFV
- the LOC135906384 gene encoding relaxin receptor 1-like isoform X3, with product MSETARTGPNKQAARVSDEDWVYPGCRCVERSFYCENTGLTELPSTVPRDAIDLDLSGNVFTTLHTNDFPAMPYLETLSLSSSKVEELSEKVFENLPSLKEVYLMGNDIVWLRDYTFEGSKELENLVLSHNAIRDISTEAFSGLDNLSVLDLRSCALRRIHPKLFRHLESLTSLWLDENSIENLPPGTFAALKNLEILSLTKNKLSRLSSSYFSGLSMLLTLNLAYNKIRVLETPFLGLDEVLNIDLEGNLLDFVPAETFQPLKRLQSLNIKKNTLRSCSPQVFAHLQNLTHIYFSEFSMCSMALHVRVCEPRGDGISSLAHLLDNVVLRISVWIVAIIACGGNLMVLVGRVMFREHNEVHSFYIKNLALADLLMGVYLLVIATHDVKFRGEYIRHDYRWRHSWGCSASGLLSTVSSEASVFTLTVITVDRFVSILYPLSIKKRTLRSATCCMACVWLTTLLMAAVPMLWPHYYGTDFYGSNGVCLPLHIHDPGTKGWEYSAFVFCTVNTIAFSFIAYAYLSMFVTIKHSKVGLRSTQQLHDRAIAKRFAFIVGTDFMCWMPIVVIKIIAIAGIPIDETLYAWVAVFLLPVNTALNPVLYTLTTRLFKQQLHCFLAKLRECRQASAERHSAQSWSSLPYDRSFKRHFPSTSSDLTIGPVRPSSPLRPPCVLAHARHIALCEQNSQHGKAVQRREDFV
- the LOC135906384 gene encoding relaxin receptor 1-like isoform X2, encoding MHHLQVLLLFVAFRERLGWWASAVATEAVCPEGHFPCKTGKDCVRRQFICDGRADCPDSSDELSCGDEHIREFFENYFQKRLDEDRENKTEKCDWVYPGCRCVERSFYCENTGLTELPSTVPRDAIDLDLSGNVFTTLHTNDFPAMPYLETLSLSSSKVEELSEKVFENLPSLKEVYLMGNDIVWLRDYTFEGSKELENLVLSHNAIRDISTEAFSGLDNLSVLDLRSCALRRIHPKLFRHLESLTSLWLDENSIENLPPGTFAALKNLEILSLTKNKLSRLSSSYFSGLSMLLTLNLAYNKIRVLETPFLGLDEVLNIDLEGNLLDFVPAETFQPLKRLQSLNIKKNTLRSCSPQVFAHLQNLTHIYFSEFSMCSMALHVRVCEPRGDGISSLAHLLDNVVLRISVWIVAIIACGGNLMVLVGRVMFREHNEVHSFYIKNLALADLLMGVYLLVIATHDVKFRGEYIRHDYRWRHSWGCSASGLLSTVSSEASVFTLTVITVDRFVSILYPLSIKKRTLRSATCCMACVWLTTLLMAAVPMLWPHYYGTDFYGSNGVCLPLHIHDPGTKGWEYSAFVFCTVNTIAFSFIAYAYLSMFVTIKHSKVGLRSTQQLHDRAIAKRFAFIVGTDFMCWMPIVVIKIIAIAGIPIDETLYAWVAVFLLPVNTALNPVLYTLTTRLFKQQLHCFLAKLRECRQASAERHSAQSWSSLPYDRSFKRHFPSTSSDVSFPLRFPRFTAFATVETDVLRNPGSSSSSRSDP